One segment of Gopherus flavomarginatus isolate rGopFla2 chromosome 8, rGopFla2.mat.asm, whole genome shotgun sequence DNA contains the following:
- the LOC127056369 gene encoding G-protein coupled receptor 55-like, translated as MANSTVESYVQLFQIIIYIPTFVLGLLFNMMALWFVFCKIRKLTESTIYLVSLITLDTLLLFTLPFKIISFGSQGEWNLGSAFCSFLESLYFVNMYGSILISVCICVDRYIAIRHPFLAVSLRSTKKAAMVCSIVCLGVWAGTSFTCQFHDSTHTTCFYGFSDEIWENPGVLVTLETVFLGSVTAMTFCTAQIIICLKWSRKSNDPLTNTSKSVKVVIANLATFVVCFTPFHVAFLLYYLVKREVITSNLLQILRSFVQISLCWANLNCCLDAICYYFVLKEFLKSPPQESQKTTNSS; from the coding sequence ATGGCAAATAGCACTGTTGAAAGTTATGTGCAGCTGTTCCAGATAATCATCTACATTCCCACCTTTGTCCTGGGATTGCTGTTCAATATGATGGCTTTGTGGTTTGTCTTTTGTAAGATCAGGAAGCTGACAGAATCAACAATCTACCTAGTGTCACTTATTACTTTGGATACCTTACTGCTGTTTACCCTCCCTTTTAAAATCATTTCCTTTGGCTCCCAGGGTGAGTGGAACTTGGGATCCGCATTCTGTTCATTTCTAGAAAGCCTTTACTTTGTGAACATGTATGGGAGTATTCTCATCTCCGTATGTATATGTGTGGACAGATATATTGCCATCCGACATCCATTCTTAGCCGTTTCCCTGAGATCTACCAAGAAAGCTGCTATGGTCTGTTCCATTGTCTGCTTGGGTGTCTGGGCCGGAACTTCCTTTACTTGCCAGTTCCATGATAGCACACACACTACATGCTTCTATGGCTTCTCTGATGAAATATGGGAAAACCCAGGTGTGCTTGTCACCTTGGAGACTGTGTTTCTTGGCAGCGTGACAGCAATGACCTTCTGCACAGCTCAGATCATCATATGCTTGAAATGGAGCAGAAAGTCAAATGATCCCCTTACTAACACAAGTAAATCAGTGAAGGTAGTCATAGCAAACCTCGCCACATTTGTCGTCTGTTTCACCCCTTTCCATGTGGCATTCCTCTTGTATTATTTGGTAAAAAGAGAGGTCATCACGAGCAATCTTCTGCAAATCTTACGCTCTTTTGTTCAGATCAGCCTCTGCTGGGCTAACCTCAACTGCTGCCTGGATGCAATTTGCTATTATTTTGTCCTTAAGGAGTTTTTGAAATCCCCACCTCAGGAGAGTCAGAAAACAACCAACAGTAGTTAA